The genomic DNA ACGGACAGACCCGCGACCATCGGCAGGCCGACCAGTAGCAGCGATTTATTGGTGCGCTTGGCGACGTTGAATGCAATCGGAATCAGCAGGACGAAACCGACTTCGAAGAACACCGGCAAGCCGACGATGATCGCGACGACCATCATCGCCCAGTGAATGTGCTTCTCGCCGAACCAGTTGATCAGCGTGGTTGCGACGCGCTCGGCGCCGCCCGATTCGGCCATCATCTTGCCGAGCATCGTGCCGAGGCCGACCACGATGGCGATGTGTCCAAGCGTGTTGCCGTTACCTGTTTCGAACGATTTGACGATGGTCTGCATCGGCATGCCGGCCACGAGGCCGAGCAGCAGCGAGACGATGATCAGGACGAGAAACGGATAGATCTTTAAGCGCGTGATCATGAAGATCAGCAACGCGATCGCGATCAGCGCGTATACCAGCAGCATGCTGCCGTGGACAGCTTCCATGAAGCTACTCCTTTAAGTTATTGATTTCTGGGTGCGGGCACGGCCGGCACTTCGTCTCACGGCAACCTGCGCGATGCCTGAAAAACCGGCTAGCCGCGCGGTGGCTGAATTTTACTGTTTGTTTCCCGAAAGCGCGCGCCAATCCAGCACGCATAACTAGCAAAAAAAAAGAGCCTCGGCGCGACAGCCTGTTGCGGCTGTATCGACGAGACTCCTTGGCACGGTTCAGGTAACCGATGCGCTCTTGTGGCGTTTAGTGTGCGGGCGCGGCCAGCTCGCTCGCGGCGCGCGCGAGGCGCGTGACCTCATCCCAGTTCTTTGCGGCGAGCGCGGCCTTAGGCGTGAGCCACGATCCGCCGACGCAAACCACGTTCGGCAACGACAGGAAATGCGGTGCGCTTTCCGGCGTGATGCCGCCGGTCGGGCAGAACTTCAGCGCCGGGAACGGACCGTGGAACGCCTGTAGCATCGGCACGCCGCCCGCCTGCTGCGCGGGGAAGAACTTGACGATCTCGTATCCGAGTTCGAGTGCGAGGATGATGTCCGACGGCGTCATCACGCCGGGCAACAGCGGCAGACCCGCATCCTGAGCGGCCTGGTGCAGCTCTTTGGTCAAGCCGGGCGACACGCCGAACTGTGCGCCCGCCTTCTTCGCCTGCTCGCAATGCTCGGGCTTCGTGAGCG from Paraburkholderia sp. HP33-1 includes the following:
- the eda gene encoding bifunctional 4-hydroxy-2-oxoglutarate aldolase/2-dehydro-3-deoxy-phosphogluconate aldolase, yielding MTAKTVSDIVRLGPVIPVLAFDTVEQGEHVSRALHAGGVKVLEITLRTPAGLGAIERACELADDIVVGVGTLTKPEHCEQAKKAGAQFGVSPGLTKELHQAAQDAGLPLLPGVMTPSDIILALELGYEIVKFFPAQQAGGVPMLQAFHGPFPALKFCPTGGITPESAPHFLSLPNVVCVGGSWLTPKAALAAKNWDEVTRLARAASELAAPAH